A stretch of the Panicum virgatum strain AP13 chromosome 9N, P.virgatum_v5, whole genome shotgun sequence genome encodes the following:
- the LOC120690618 gene encoding uncharacterized protein LOC120690618 isoform X1, translating to MEPKMESVSLNLEDNADHQPSSETSIASDVIYDDSPVPPCIGSEHQAEIPNLATEDERRELMAGSLNSSTSHGYGYPILVGLALPIMWASPSDVNKKEEGLQMQNDSESETRGSSGDVQSQMTSTCPINNNTSKCDTTCQDQHTMMPAVQTERDSNQAHDDKMAPCPTQECVHVTNYPMMQQIGTKQLNPLPYSPIALWTDLEAELFLLGLYIFGKNLNLLSTFLGTKTVGDVLSYYYGKFYKRDAYKRWSDCRKAKTRKCILGERIFQGWRQQELISRLKSKIPKETHDSLIEVFKSFSDNQTSLKEFVFALKSIVGTKIFVEAVGVGKGKHDLTGFVTDQSKPNQALTVHSDLPTGKDCSSLASEDIIKFLTGDFRRSKTRSNDIFWEAVWPRLLAKGWHSEQPKDVSTTKNCLVFLVPGIKKFSRSKLTKGTHYFDSVSDVLKKVAADPVLLEFETDGVDHGLTAEKNGSITEMKLNQDSLLDGYQELPKFTIIDTSLVEGEEPFNVRELRNLPADANISFVLSRHASNMVSDSSSEDEDANDRLSDDQEDSGRATAEAKEIEMVSVGSLQNMVTANGHSSNGNDDKIDLTGSYGIKTKPERRKYLSPVSKRRRLTSCSNEQSSRRSFSFSKGGGLEKEKSKPLLTSKSAAADVGDTFQTKTIASCSTKEKPSEQKMNASNSVTNGGQNERMVMENLIKDKSFEHKADAVAEIHSKITADETKYAKEGHVSGPINSNKLKTPHDDRESGSICVTSSENENQSGIKADGAPSSSNSNMARDPSMATEKLVSQQPALEANPRRHGTRNRPPTARALEALAFGLLGSGKRKGDPKNMATNRRPSQRARKATKDPVPTASRGDAESSMDVEAHP from the exons ATGGAGCCGAAG ATGGAGTCTGTGTCACTCAATCTCGAAGACAATGCTGACCACCAACCTTCTTCAgaaacttccattgcttcaGATGTGATATATGATGACTCGCCAGTACCTCCATGCATTGGAAGTGAGCACCAGGCAGAAATCCCCAATCTGGCTACAGAAGATGAGCGCCGTGAGCTCATGGCTGGTTCACTCAACAGCTCCACATCACATGGCTATGGTTACCCTATTTTGGTTGGGTTAGCTCTACCAATTATGTGGGCATCACCAAGCGATGTCAATAAGAAAGAAGAGGGATTGCAAATGCAAAACGATTCAGAATCTGAAACAAGAGGCAGCAGTGGAGATGTGCAAAGTCAGATGACCTCAACTTGTCCAATCAACAATAACACAAGCAAATGTGATACAACATGCCAGGATCAACATACAATGATGCCTGCAGTTCAGACTGAACGCGACAGTAATCAAGCACATGATGATAAAATGGCTCCTTGCCCCACTCAAGAATGCGTGCACGTCACCAATTATCCAATGATGCAGCAGATAGGAACCAAACAGTTAAATCCGCTGCCTTATTCACCCATTGCCCTATGGACTGATCTTGAGGCAGAGCTTTTTCTCCTTGGGCTCtacatttttggcaaaaatctCAACCTGCTGAGCACGTTTCTTGGTACTAAGACCGTTGGTGATGTGCTTTCATACTACTATGGGAAGTTCTACAAAAGGGATGCATATAAAAGATGGTCGGACTGTAGGAAGGCCAAAACTAGAAAATGCATTCTTGGGGAACGCATTTTTCAAGGATGGCGACAGCAGGAGCTAATATCACGCCTGAAATCTAAAATTCCTAAAGAAACTCATGATTCGTTGATTGAG GTTTTCAAATCTTTCAGTGACAATCAAACATCTTTGAAGGAATTTGTCTTCGCTCTGAAATCCATTGTTGGAACAAAAATTTTTGTGGAGGCAGTCGGGGTTGGTAAAGGGAAGCATGATTTGACTGGATTTGTTACGGACCAATCTAAACCCAATCAAGCTCTCACTGTTCATAGCGACTTGCCTACAGGAAAAGACTGTTCGTCACTTGCTTCAGAAGATATAATTAAATTCTTAACTGGTGATTTCAGAAGAAGTAAGACAAGATCAAATGATATTTTCTGGGAAGCTGTCTGGCCCCGTTTGCTTGCAAAAGGGTGGCACTCAGAGCAGCCAAAGGATGTCAGCACAACTAAAAATTGCCTTGTATTTCTTGTGCCTGGTATAAAGAAGTTCTCGAGAAGTAAACTCACTAAAGGCACCCATTATTTTGATTCTGTGAGCGATGTCCTAAAAAAGGTGGCAGCTGATCCTGTTCTTCTTGAGTTTGAGACTGATGGGGTGGACCATGGTTTAACTGCTGAGAAAAATGGCAGTATAACAGAAATGAAACTGAACCAAGACAGTCTTTTAGATGGATATCAGGAGCTTCCTAAGTTCACAATAATTGATACTAGCTTAGTCGAAGGGGAAGAGCCCTTCAATGTGCGGGAGCTGAGAAACTTACCTGCAGATGCAAATATTAGTTTTGTCCTTTCACGCCATGCATCTAATATGGTGAGTGACAGTTCCTCCGAGGACGAAGATGCCAATGATAGATTATCAGATGACCAGGAAGATAGTGGACGAGCTACAGCTGAGGCTAAGGAAATTGAAATGGTTTCAGTGGGTTCATTGCAAAACATGGTGACTGCTAATGGTCATTCTTCTAATGGCAATGATGATAAAATTGATTTGACAGGCAGCTATGGCATCAAAACAAAACCTGAAAGGCGCAAGTATTTGTCCCCAGTGTCAAAGCGCAGAAGATTAACTAGCTGTAGTAATGAACAAAGCAGCCGCCGCAGCTTTTCTTtctcaaaaggtggtggtttggaGAAAGAGAAAAGCAAGCCACTGTTGACTTCAAAATCAGCTGCTGCTGATGTTGGCGACACTTTCCAGACTAAAACAATTGCAAGCTGTTCTACAAAGGAGAAGCCATCTGAGCAGAAAATGAATGCATCAAACTCTGTTACCAATGGTGGGCAAAATGAGAGAATGGTCATGGAGAACTTAATTAAGGACAAGTCGTTTGAGCATAAGGCTGATGCTGTGGCTGAAATTCACTCAAAGATCACTGCCGATGAGACAAAGTATGCCAAAGAAGGTCATGTTAGTGGTCCGATTAACTCAAATAAGCTGAAGACACCACACGATGATAGGGAAAGCGGCAGTATTTGTGTCACGTCATCAGAAAATGAAAATCAGAGTGGCATAAAGGCTGATGGAGCTCCCTCCAGTTCAAACAGCAACATGGCTCGTGATCCTTCCATGGCAACAGAAAAACTTGTTAGCCAGCAACCTGCTTTGGAGGCTAATCCTCGGAGGCATGGAACCAGAAACAGGCCTCCTACTGCAAGAGCTTTAGAAGCTCTTGCTTTTGGACTACTTGGAAGCGGGAAGCGGAAGGGTGACCCGAAGAACATGGCAACGAACCGGCGGCCTTCTCAGCGAGCTCGCAAAGCCACCAAAGATCCAGTTCCTACAGCTTCCAGGGGTGACGCAGAGTCCAGCATGGATGTGGAAGCGCATCCATGA
- the LOC120690618 gene encoding uncharacterized protein LOC120690618 isoform X2, with product MMMESVSLNLEDNADHQPSSETSIASDVIYDDSPVPPCIGSEHQAEIPNLATEDERRELMAGSLNSSTSHGYGYPILVGLALPIMWASPSDVNKKEEGLQMQNDSESETRGSSGDVQSQMTSTCPINNNTSKCDTTCQDQHTMMPAVQTERDSNQAHDDKMAPCPTQECVHVTNYPMMQQIGTKQLNPLPYSPIALWTDLEAELFLLGLYIFGKNLNLLSTFLGTKTVGDVLSYYYGKFYKRDAYKRWSDCRKAKTRKCILGERIFQGWRQQELISRLKSKIPKETHDSLIEVFKSFSDNQTSLKEFVFALKSIVGTKIFVEAVGVGKGKHDLTGFVTDQSKPNQALTVHSDLPTGKDCSSLASEDIIKFLTGDFRRSKTRSNDIFWEAVWPRLLAKGWHSEQPKDVSTTKNCLVFLVPGIKKFSRSKLTKGTHYFDSVSDVLKKVAADPVLLEFETDGVDHGLTAEKNGSITEMKLNQDSLLDGYQELPKFTIIDTSLVEGEEPFNVRELRNLPADANISFVLSRHASNMVSDSSSEDEDANDRLSDDQEDSGRATAEAKEIEMVSVGSLQNMVTANGHSSNGNDDKIDLTGSYGIKTKPERRKYLSPVSKRRRLTSCSNEQSSRRSFSFSKGGGLEKEKSKPLLTSKSAAADVGDTFQTKTIASCSTKEKPSEQKMNASNSVTNGGQNERMVMENLIKDKSFEHKADAVAEIHSKITADETKYAKEGHVSGPINSNKLKTPHDDRESGSICVTSSENENQSGIKADGAPSSSNSNMARDPSMATEKLVSQQPALEANPRRHGTRNRPPTARALEALAFGLLGSGKRKGDPKNMATNRRPSQRARKATKDPVPTASRGDAESSMDVEAHP from the exons ATGATG ATGGAGTCTGTGTCACTCAATCTCGAAGACAATGCTGACCACCAACCTTCTTCAgaaacttccattgcttcaGATGTGATATATGATGACTCGCCAGTACCTCCATGCATTGGAAGTGAGCACCAGGCAGAAATCCCCAATCTGGCTACAGAAGATGAGCGCCGTGAGCTCATGGCTGGTTCACTCAACAGCTCCACATCACATGGCTATGGTTACCCTATTTTGGTTGGGTTAGCTCTACCAATTATGTGGGCATCACCAAGCGATGTCAATAAGAAAGAAGAGGGATTGCAAATGCAAAACGATTCAGAATCTGAAACAAGAGGCAGCAGTGGAGATGTGCAAAGTCAGATGACCTCAACTTGTCCAATCAACAATAACACAAGCAAATGTGATACAACATGCCAGGATCAACATACAATGATGCCTGCAGTTCAGACTGAACGCGACAGTAATCAAGCACATGATGATAAAATGGCTCCTTGCCCCACTCAAGAATGCGTGCACGTCACCAATTATCCAATGATGCAGCAGATAGGAACCAAACAGTTAAATCCGCTGCCTTATTCACCCATTGCCCTATGGACTGATCTTGAGGCAGAGCTTTTTCTCCTTGGGCTCtacatttttggcaaaaatctCAACCTGCTGAGCACGTTTCTTGGTACTAAGACCGTTGGTGATGTGCTTTCATACTACTATGGGAAGTTCTACAAAAGGGATGCATATAAAAGATGGTCGGACTGTAGGAAGGCCAAAACTAGAAAATGCATTCTTGGGGAACGCATTTTTCAAGGATGGCGACAGCAGGAGCTAATATCACGCCTGAAATCTAAAATTCCTAAAGAAACTCATGATTCGTTGATTGAG GTTTTCAAATCTTTCAGTGACAATCAAACATCTTTGAAGGAATTTGTCTTCGCTCTGAAATCCATTGTTGGAACAAAAATTTTTGTGGAGGCAGTCGGGGTTGGTAAAGGGAAGCATGATTTGACTGGATTTGTTACGGACCAATCTAAACCCAATCAAGCTCTCACTGTTCATAGCGACTTGCCTACAGGAAAAGACTGTTCGTCACTTGCTTCAGAAGATATAATTAAATTCTTAACTGGTGATTTCAGAAGAAGTAAGACAAGATCAAATGATATTTTCTGGGAAGCTGTCTGGCCCCGTTTGCTTGCAAAAGGGTGGCACTCAGAGCAGCCAAAGGATGTCAGCACAACTAAAAATTGCCTTGTATTTCTTGTGCCTGGTATAAAGAAGTTCTCGAGAAGTAAACTCACTAAAGGCACCCATTATTTTGATTCTGTGAGCGATGTCCTAAAAAAGGTGGCAGCTGATCCTGTTCTTCTTGAGTTTGAGACTGATGGGGTGGACCATGGTTTAACTGCTGAGAAAAATGGCAGTATAACAGAAATGAAACTGAACCAAGACAGTCTTTTAGATGGATATCAGGAGCTTCCTAAGTTCACAATAATTGATACTAGCTTAGTCGAAGGGGAAGAGCCCTTCAATGTGCGGGAGCTGAGAAACTTACCTGCAGATGCAAATATTAGTTTTGTCCTTTCACGCCATGCATCTAATATGGTGAGTGACAGTTCCTCCGAGGACGAAGATGCCAATGATAGATTATCAGATGACCAGGAAGATAGTGGACGAGCTACAGCTGAGGCTAAGGAAATTGAAATGGTTTCAGTGGGTTCATTGCAAAACATGGTGACTGCTAATGGTCATTCTTCTAATGGCAATGATGATAAAATTGATTTGACAGGCAGCTATGGCATCAAAACAAAACCTGAAAGGCGCAAGTATTTGTCCCCAGTGTCAAAGCGCAGAAGATTAACTAGCTGTAGTAATGAACAAAGCAGCCGCCGCAGCTTTTCTTtctcaaaaggtggtggtttggaGAAAGAGAAAAGCAAGCCACTGTTGACTTCAAAATCAGCTGCTGCTGATGTTGGCGACACTTTCCAGACTAAAACAATTGCAAGCTGTTCTACAAAGGAGAAGCCATCTGAGCAGAAAATGAATGCATCAAACTCTGTTACCAATGGTGGGCAAAATGAGAGAATGGTCATGGAGAACTTAATTAAGGACAAGTCGTTTGAGCATAAGGCTGATGCTGTGGCTGAAATTCACTCAAAGATCACTGCCGATGAGACAAAGTATGCCAAAGAAGGTCATGTTAGTGGTCCGATTAACTCAAATAAGCTGAAGACACCACACGATGATAGGGAAAGCGGCAGTATTTGTGTCACGTCATCAGAAAATGAAAATCAGAGTGGCATAAAGGCTGATGGAGCTCCCTCCAGTTCAAACAGCAACATGGCTCGTGATCCTTCCATGGCAACAGAAAAACTTGTTAGCCAGCAACCTGCTTTGGAGGCTAATCCTCGGAGGCATGGAACCAGAAACAGGCCTCCTACTGCAAGAGCTTTAGAAGCTCTTGCTTTTGGACTACTTGGAAGCGGGAAGCGGAAGGGTGACCCGAAGAACATGGCAACGAACCGGCGGCCTTCTCAGCGAGCTCGCAAAGCCACCAAAGATCCAGTTCCTACAGCTTCCAGGGGTGACGCAGAGTCCAGCATGGATGTGGAAGCGCATCCATGA